The following proteins come from a genomic window of Pirellulales bacterium:
- a CDS encoding tRNA (cytidine(34)-2'-O)-methyltransferase, with amino-acid sequence MKYEPCLHVVLYQPEIPYNTGSVGRTCVAVGAKLWLVRPLGFRMDDYYLRRAGLDYWEHLEWELADHWPALVERLPPCRPWLFTKSATRLYTEPRFVAGDVFVFGSESQGLPKSLLETYPDRALRIPIRPQVRSLNLSNSVAIAAYEVVRQGICHG; translated from the coding sequence GTGAAGTACGAACCTTGCTTGCACGTGGTCCTCTATCAACCGGAGATTCCCTACAACACGGGGAGCGTCGGGCGGACGTGCGTCGCAGTCGGTGCCAAGCTCTGGCTTGTCCGCCCGCTGGGTTTCCGAATGGACGACTATTATCTCCGCCGAGCGGGGCTGGATTATTGGGAGCATCTGGAATGGGAGCTGGCAGACCACTGGCCGGCGCTTGTCGAGCGGTTACCGCCATGTCGCCCTTGGCTTTTCACCAAGTCGGCGACACGACTCTACACCGAACCGCGCTTCGTGGCGGGCGATGTGTTCGTGTTCGGCAGCGAGTCGCAGGGACTGCCGAAATCGCTTTTGGAAACCTATCCCGACCGCGCGCTGCGGATTCCCATCCGCCCGCAAGTCCGCAGCCTGAATCTCTCGAACAGCGTCGCCATCGCCGCCTACGAAGTGGTGCGGCAGGGGATTTGCCACGGCTGA
- a CDS encoding lysophospholipid acyltransferase family protein: MRSFKDVGDYLAYLVVRVLICVVQGMRIETCAVVARWLAVLANDVIRLRGRVIEENLRLAFPELSENERRRLARRMWEHLFLMVIEIAHAPRKIHDTTWRRYIRFTNQREMMRTLFVDRPKVAVSGHFGNFELAGYTFGLFGFDTYAVARPLDNRFLDRFVRTFRSARGQHILAKNGSAGEIAELLERRRTLSVLADQNAGPKGCWVNFFGRPASTHKAIALFSLSNDAPIMVGFARRLGEPLHFEMGTEFIADPRNLAPAERGVKELTQWFTNCLEQVIRRAPEQYWWVHRRWKDSPPTRGRKQAA; this comes from the coding sequence ATGCGAAGTTTCAAGGATGTTGGCGACTATCTGGCTTATCTTGTCGTGCGCGTGCTGATTTGCGTGGTGCAGGGGATGCGGATCGAGACCTGCGCCGTGGTCGCGCGCTGGCTGGCCGTGCTGGCCAACGACGTGATTCGGCTGCGCGGCCGCGTGATCGAGGAGAATCTGCGGTTGGCGTTTCCCGAACTTTCGGAAAACGAGCGGCGACGATTGGCACGGCGAATGTGGGAGCATCTATTCCTGATGGTGATCGAAATTGCCCACGCCCCGCGAAAAATTCACGACACGACCTGGCGGCGCTACATCCGCTTCACGAACCAGCGCGAGATGATGCGCACCCTGTTCGTCGATCGGCCGAAAGTTGCTGTCTCCGGGCATTTCGGGAATTTCGAATTGGCGGGATATACGTTCGGGCTGTTCGGCTTCGACACGTACGCCGTCGCCCGCCCGCTCGATAATCGATTTCTGGATCGTTTCGTCCGCACGTTCCGCTCGGCGCGCGGCCAGCATATCTTGGCGAAGAACGGCAGCGCCGGCGAGATCGCCGAATTGCTCGAACGCCGCCGCACGTTGTCGGTGCTCGCGGATCAGAATGCCGGGCCGAAGGGATGCTGGGTGAATTTCTTTGGCCGGCCGGCGTCGACGCACAAGGCGATCGCGCTCTTCTCGCTGTCGAACGACGCTCCGATCATGGTCGGCTTCGCGCGGCGGCTGGGCGAGCCGCTGCATTTCGAAATGGGGACGGAGTTCATCGCCGATCCGCGGAATCTCGCGCCGGCGGAGCGCGGGGTCAAGGAGCTGACCCAATGGTTCACCAACTGCCTGGAGCAAGTGATCCGCCGCGCCCCGGAACAATACTGGTGGGTCCATCGCCGCTGGAAAGACAGCCCGCCGACCCGCGGCCGCAAACAAGCGGCGTGA
- a CDS encoding non-heme iron oxygenase ferredoxin subunit: protein MPNWIRIAAVSDCPPGTALELAAGERVIALFNVEGTFHALDGICPHQGGPLGDGDLAGCIITCPWHGWQFDVRTGQNQLSASIRQPSFPVRVEGDFVLVDLDATEPHE, encoded by the coding sequence ATGCCTAACTGGATTCGAATCGCCGCCGTGAGCGATTGCCCGCCGGGGACCGCGCTGGAGTTGGCGGCGGGCGAGCGAGTGATCGCGCTTTTCAACGTCGAGGGCACTTTCCACGCGCTGGACGGCATCTGTCCACATCAAGGAGGGCCGCTGGGCGACGGGGATCTTGCCGGCTGCATCATCACCTGCCCCTGGCATGGCTGGCAATTCGACGTGCGCACCGGCCAGAATCAATTGAGCGCCAGCATTCGCCAGCCGAGCTTCCCCGTCCGGGTCGAAGGCGACTTCGTGCTCGTGGATCTGGACGCGACGGAGCCACACGAGTGA
- a CDS encoding GNAT family N-acetyltransferase, producing the protein MIRYRCFLNDDPPRLAEIWRGCAGRPGLAQPISATTFDILVLAKPYFDREGLILALDDERPVGFVHAGFGPNADESGLSTELGVTVLLLTVSHPDEPAIAAELLSRSEEYLRRRGAKVLYGGGIQPLNPFYSGLYGGSELPGILDTEPETQALYRGHGYREIDRTVVFHRELIGFRPLVDRQQMQIRRNTDVEVVVDPPPRTWWDACAMSSFDRTIFRLRSRADGQEIASATFWNMESFAAARGVRTNGLIDVQVEPSHRHKGLASYLIGDALRQLQEESIALVEVQTMKGNSAAVGMYRKLGFEQVDSGAVFRKEN; encoded by the coding sequence GTGATTCGGTATCGCTGCTTCTTGAACGACGATCCGCCGCGATTGGCTGAGATCTGGCGCGGCTGTGCCGGACGCCCCGGCTTGGCGCAGCCAATCTCCGCCACGACTTTCGATATATTGGTGTTGGCAAAGCCCTATTTCGATCGCGAAGGCTTGATTCTCGCATTGGACGACGAGCGGCCCGTCGGATTCGTGCATGCCGGATTCGGTCCGAACGCCGATGAAAGCGGGCTTTCGACGGAACTCGGCGTCACCGTGCTGCTCTTGACCGTCAGCCATCCCGACGAGCCGGCCATCGCCGCGGAATTGCTTTCCCGCAGCGAGGAGTATCTCCGCCGTCGCGGGGCGAAAGTGCTCTACGGGGGCGGAATCCAGCCGCTCAATCCATTTTATAGCGGGCTCTACGGCGGCAGCGAATTGCCCGGCATTTTGGACACCGAGCCCGAGACGCAAGCCCTGTACCGCGGGCACGGCTATCGCGAGATCGATCGCACGGTGGTCTTTCACCGCGAGCTGATTGGCTTCCGCCCACTGGTGGATCGCCAGCAGATGCAAATTCGCCGCAATACGGACGTCGAGGTCGTGGTCGATCCGCCGCCGCGTACCTGGTGGGACGCGTGCGCCATGAGTTCCTTCGACCGCACGATCTTTCGCCTGCGGTCGCGGGCAGACGGGCAAGAGATCGCGTCGGCGACGTTCTGGAACATGGAATCGTTCGCGGCCGCGCGGGGCGTGCGCACGAACGGCCTGATCGACGTGCAAGTCGAGCCGTCCCACCGGCACAAAGGGCTGGCCAGCTACTTGATCGGCGATGCGCTGCGGCAGCTTCAAGAGGAATCCATCGCCTTGGTCGAAGTTCAAACGATGAAGGGCAATTCGGCCGCGGTAGGCATGTATCGCAAGCTCGGCTTCGAGCAAGTCGATTCCGGGGCGGTGTTTCGCAAGGAGAATTAA